In Topomyia yanbarensis strain Yona2022 chromosome 2, ASM3024719v1, whole genome shotgun sequence, one DNA window encodes the following:
- the LOC131684454 gene encoding adenosine 3'-phospho 5'-phosphosulfate transporter 1 gives MRNFVPDLIICFIIIVTVTAVRLISNILHESLGGGPVIPSIVETVVAQTEELTLSQLIDRTSKEYSWLLRLSVNTLGYLCIFVPGVVIYKYTRKIKYLDRSDKTFFGNLVRVCFGSSTDGERGIDGRISDKGAVGKRSSWQECILLFYCLAGLMGSYLTWGVLQEKIMTQEYENADKKKVHFKDSQFLVFTNRVLGFLITVVYLGAKSQLKQRAPLYKYSFASFSNIMSAWFQYEALKFVNFPTQVLAKSCKIIPVMIMGKIVSRNKYEFYEYLTAIMISVGMIFFLTGSTDESKTTAMTTLTGVLLLTFYMIFDSFTSNWQGELFKTYSMSSIQMMCGVNLFSTLFTAASLYMQGGFYSSLQFAAEHPKFVMDCVVLSISSAIGQLFIFYTIATFGPVVFTIIMTLRQAIAILLSCLIYKHSISRLGILGVMIVFLAISLRVYCNHRLKAIKRRHATDTAAGKLRLNV, from the exons ATGAGGAACTTTGTTCCTGATTTGATAATATG CTTCATCATAATCGTGACAGTGACAGCGGTGCGATTGATTTCAAACATCCTACATGAGAGTCTCGGTGGAGGACCTGTAATTCCGTCTATTGTTGAGACGGTAGTAGCTCAGACAGAGGAACTCACTCTGTCGCAGTTGATAGATAGGACATCGAAAGAGTACTCCTGGTTGTTAAGGCTGTCCGTTAATACTCTAGGGTATTTGTGCATTTTCGTTCCAGGAGTGGTGATTTATAAGTATACTCGAAAGATAAAATATTTGGATCGATCGGACAAGACATTCTTCGGTAACTTGGTACGAGTTTGCTTTGGCAGTTCAACCGATGGAGAACGAGGAATCGATGGTCGTATATCGGATAAAGGTGCCGTTGGCAAGAGAAGCTCGTGGCAGGAGTGCATTCTGCTTTTTTACTGCTTAGCTGGACTGATGGGATCGTACTTGACCTGGGGCGTTCTTCAGGAGAAAATAATGACTCAGGAGTATGAGAATGCAGATAAAAAGAAAGTACACTTCAAAGATTCACAATTTTTAGTTTTCACCAACCGCGTTTTAGGATTTTTGATAACTGTCGTGTATCTAGGAGCAAAAAGTCAGCTGAAGCAGAGAGCTCCTCTTTACAAGTACTCTTTTGCATCGTTTTCGAACATTATGAGTGCATGGTTCCAATATGAAGCGCTAAAGTTTGTTAACTTCCCCACGCAAGTGCTGGCGAAATCATGCAAGATCATCCCGGTGATGATCATGGGCAAAATCGTTTCCCGTAACAAATACGAGTTCTATGAATACCTAACCGCTATTATGATATCGGTGGGGATGATCTTTTTTCTGACTGGATCAACGGACGAATCCAAAACGACGGCCATGACAACGCTGACCGGTGTTTTACTGCTCACGTTCTATATGATATTCGATAGCTTTACCTCAAACTGGCAGGGTGAACTGTTCAAAACCTATTCCATGAGCTCAATCCAGATGATGTGCGGTGTTAATCTATTCAGTACTTTGTTCACTGCTGCATCGCTTTACATGCAGGGTGGCTTCTACAGTTCACTTCAATTTGCAGCCGAGCATCCAAAGTTTGTCATGGACTGTGTCGTCCTTTCGATATCCTCGGCAATCGGTCAGTTGTTCATTTTCTATACGATAGCTACTTTCGGACCGGTGGTTTTTACAATCATCATGACTCTGCGACAAGCGATTGCCATTCTGCTGTCTTGTTTGATTTATAAGCATAGTATTTCGCGTCTTGGTATTTTAGGTGTTATGATTGTGTTTTTGGCAATCTCTCTTAGGGTCTATTGCAATCATAGGCTGAAGGCGATTAAGCGACGGCACGCGACCGATACTGCTGCGGGGAAGTTGAGGTTGAATGTATGA